A section of the Paenibacillus yonginensis genome encodes:
- the hflX gene encoding GTPase HflX yields MDIQEQKAVLVGVNLNNQLDFEYSMEELANLAAACDVEVVAELTQNMEKINKSHYIGTGKVEEVRELYNKLEANLVIFNDELSPSQIRNLESDLDCKVIDRTILILDIFEQRAKTREAQLQVEVAQLQYMLPRLIGLRESLGRQSGGVGTKNRGAGETRLELDRRRIEEKISALSKELEVVVAQRQIQRKQRRKNEIPVVALVGYTNAGKSTVMNALLEVFGGGEGKQVFEKNMLFATLETSVRSIELPDNKSFLLTDTVGFVSKLPHHLIKAFRSTLEEVAEADLLVHVVDYANPKYEQLIQITEHTLKEIGVKDIPTIMAYNKGDLAGVEIPRVEDAAIYMAAKPRTGVAELVDLIKQQIFKDYVTCEMLIPYDQGAVVSYFNEHANVLETEYENEGTRLKLECKTKDLEKYREFVL; encoded by the coding sequence ATGGACATTCAAGAGCAGAAAGCCGTCCTGGTCGGCGTAAACCTGAACAACCAGCTGGATTTCGAATATTCCATGGAGGAACTGGCGAATCTGGCTGCTGCCTGTGACGTGGAAGTCGTTGCCGAGCTGACCCAGAACATGGAGAAGATCAATAAATCGCATTATATCGGTACGGGAAAAGTGGAAGAGGTCCGCGAGCTGTACAACAAACTCGAAGCCAATCTGGTCATCTTTAATGACGAGCTGTCCCCCTCGCAGATCCGCAACCTGGAGAGCGATCTGGACTGCAAGGTCATTGACCGGACCATTTTGATCCTGGACATCTTTGAGCAGCGGGCCAAAACGCGCGAAGCCCAGCTTCAAGTCGAGGTAGCCCAGCTGCAGTACATGCTGCCGCGCCTGATTGGCCTGCGCGAATCACTGGGCCGCCAAAGCGGCGGCGTCGGCACCAAGAACAGAGGCGCCGGGGAAACCCGGCTCGAGCTGGACCGCCGGCGGATCGAAGAGAAGATCAGCGCTTTGTCCAAGGAGCTTGAAGTGGTGGTCGCCCAGCGGCAAATCCAGCGCAAGCAGCGGAGGAAAAATGAAATTCCGGTCGTCGCTTTGGTCGGCTATACGAATGCTGGCAAATCGACGGTTATGAACGCGCTGCTGGAGGTGTTTGGCGGTGGAGAAGGCAAGCAGGTCTTCGAGAAAAACATGCTGTTCGCCACGCTGGAAACGTCCGTCCGCAGCATTGAGCTGCCGGACAACAAATCGTTCCTGCTTACGGATACAGTCGGGTTTGTCAGCAAGCTGCCCCACCATCTGATCAAAGCGTTCCGCTCGACCCTCGAAGAGGTGGCGGAAGCCGACCTGCTGGTTCATGTGGTGGATTACGCCAATCCGAAATACGAGCAGCTGATCCAGATCACTGAGCATACGCTCAAGGAGATCGGGGTTAAGGACATCCCGACGATTATGGCCTACAACAAAGGTGATCTGGCTGGCGTTGAGATTCCGAGAGTCGAAGACGCGGCGATTTATATGGCCGCCAAACCGAGAACCGGCGTTGCCGAATTGGTTGACCTAATCAAGCAGCAAATTTTCAAGGATTATGTAACCTGCGAAATGCTGATTCCTTATGATCAGGGGGCTGTCGTTTCTTATTTCAATGAGCATGCAAACGTGCTGGAGACGGAATATGAGAACGAAGGAACCCGGCTGAAGCTGGAGTGCAAAACGAAGGATCTGGAGAAATACCGGGAGTTCGTGCTGTAG
- a CDS encoding ABC transporter permease, translating to MLYLTLASKAYARNLQFRGAHLFHNIASAAFGFLYASLWIGLGQDHSLGEYGVQGMVAYIAFNQAALWITTFTSNGLGIPQSVRTGQISLDLMRPVHLFSHLMAREWGQLAYQFVYKSLPIFTLYFFLFHLELPRTLSSVLSCLLGLLGASYMSICINYLIGVTALWTTESNWLYWGNYSLSNLLSGFFVPLEWLPDWLARLAWLSPYPYLLYVPSRLFLGLGAGSLLWGTLFWCLLLTILCLSVTRLLRQKVEVQGG from the coding sequence ATGCTTTATTTGACTTTGGCTTCCAAAGCCTACGCCCGCAACCTGCAGTTTAGGGGCGCGCATTTATTCCATAACATCGCAAGCGCCGCTTTTGGCTTCTTGTACGCCAGCCTTTGGATCGGTCTGGGACAGGATCACAGCTTGGGCGAATACGGTGTGCAGGGCATGGTGGCCTACATAGCCTTTAATCAGGCCGCCTTATGGATTACAACTTTTACCTCAAACGGGCTTGGAATTCCCCAGTCGGTCAGGACAGGCCAGATCTCGCTGGATCTGATGAGGCCGGTCCATTTATTCAGCCACCTGATGGCCCGGGAATGGGGGCAGCTTGCCTACCAGTTTGTTTACAAATCCCTTCCTATCTTTACTCTCTATTTCTTCCTGTTCCATTTGGAGCTGCCGCGAACGCTGTCCAGCGTACTCTCATGCCTGCTGGGCCTTCTGGGAGCTTCCTATATGTCGATCTGCATCAACTATTTAATAGGCGTTACTGCGCTCTGGACGACAGAATCGAATTGGCTGTATTGGGGCAATTACAGTTTGAGCAATCTGTTGTCCGGCTTTTTTGTGCCGCTGGAATGGCTCCCGGATTGGCTGGCCCGGCTGGCCTGGTTGTCCCCTTATCCTTATCTGCTGTATGTTCCTTCGCGATTATTTCTGGGATTAGGCGCCGGTTCATTGCTTTGGGGAACCCTGTTTTGGTGTCTGCTGCTGACCATCCTCTGCCTGTCGGTTACCAGACTGCTTCGGCAAAAGGTGGAGGTGCAGGGCGGATGA
- a CDS encoding ABC transporter permease, with the protein MRSESWLSIYKLLILTTLRSRMQYKFNFVFGSLMAAIVQINEFLMVAIVLYKFGEIKGWSLYEIGYLYAVLTLARTLYRTFGDEVHHLEKYLVSGDLDGVLIRPLPVLLALMPQGFRLMIGEVLQGGFVLVWAFIGLLRSGQIDWTAIPLTLFIIVTGAGILFAIGLATATMGFWTTRISELQNLTEDAARAAAQYPLTLYPKWLSGLLLTVIPVGLVNYIPSLYILRGELGLWAVGLTGLGAVFFLLLSLWFWRFGLTKYQSTGS; encoded by the coding sequence ATGAGAAGCGAGTCCTGGCTGTCTATTTATAAGCTGTTGATTCTGACAACACTACGGAGCCGGATGCAGTATAAATTCAACTTCGTATTTGGTTCGCTGATGGCGGCAATCGTCCAGATTAATGAATTCCTGATGGTCGCAATCGTGCTGTATAAGTTTGGGGAAATTAAGGGCTGGTCGCTTTATGAAATCGGCTATTTGTATGCCGTGTTGACCTTGGCGAGGACGCTTTACCGCACCTTCGGAGATGAAGTGCATCATTTGGAAAAATATTTGGTGAGCGGGGACCTTGACGGCGTGCTGATCCGGCCGCTTCCTGTCCTCTTGGCCTTAATGCCGCAAGGCTTCCGCTTGATGATCGGTGAAGTGCTGCAAGGCGGCTTTGTCCTGGTCTGGGCGTTCATCGGTTTGCTGCGCAGCGGGCAGATAGACTGGACGGCCATCCCTTTGACCTTGTTTATTATCGTGACCGGGGCGGGGATTTTGTTTGCCATTGGACTTGCGACGGCGACGATGGGCTTCTGGACGACACGGATTTCCGAGCTGCAAAATCTGACGGAAGATGCGGCGAGAGCCGCCGCGCAATATCCGCTGACGCTTTATCCGAAATGGCTGTCCGGCCTCCTGTTGACCGTAATTCCGGTAGGCTTGGTCAACTACATACCTTCCCTTTATATTCTGCGGGGAGAATTAGGTCTATGGGCCGTTGGCCTGACGGGTTTGGGAGCGGTGTTTTTTCTGCTGCTGAGCCTGTGGTTCTGGCGGTTTGGGCTGACCAAATATCAAAGCACTGGAAGCTGA
- a CDS encoding ABC transporter ATP-binding protein, with the protein MRIEARHLNKQFKTPVVREGRFAGLRSLFARDYRIKEAVKDISFNIESGEFVGYIGPNGAGKSTTIKMLTGILHPTGGEVLLGGINPHRERKRAVRRLGVVFGQRSQLWWDLPVKDSYDILAKMYGVDEALKQSRLAQFAALLDLEEFWLTPVRKLSLGQRMRADLAAALLHDPDLLFLDEPTIGLDVNAKREIRQFLKMLNADFGKTVLLTTHDMDDIEQLCSRVMVIGNGELSFDGTVQSLRDTIGLPTRFRVTYRGEVNIPAIPALEHARLAVTLQEGSVITVEANRKTINTMEVLRELGSWGEIEDVEMMEPDFEEVIHRVY; encoded by the coding sequence ATGCGCATAGAAGCCAGACATTTGAACAAACAGTTCAAAACCCCGGTGGTGCGGGAAGGACGATTTGCCGGACTGCGGTCTTTGTTCGCCCGGGATTACCGAATTAAAGAAGCCGTCAAGGATATCAGCTTCAACATTGAATCCGGCGAATTTGTCGGTTATATCGGCCCTAATGGTGCCGGCAAATCAACAACAATCAAAATGCTGACCGGCATCCTGCACCCTACAGGCGGGGAGGTGCTGCTGGGCGGAATCAACCCGCACCGGGAACGGAAAAGGGCCGTCCGGCGGCTTGGAGTTGTGTTCGGACAGCGCAGCCAGCTGTGGTGGGACCTTCCGGTCAAGGATTCCTATGATATTCTCGCCAAAATGTACGGCGTAGACGAGGCGCTCAAGCAAAGCCGGCTGGCGCAGTTTGCAGCATTGCTGGACCTTGAGGAATTTTGGCTGACTCCAGTCCGCAAGCTGTCGCTGGGACAGCGGATGCGGGCCGATCTGGCCGCTGCGCTGCTTCACGATCCGGATCTGCTGTTCCTGGACGAGCCGACGATCGGGCTGGACGTCAATGCCAAACGTGAAATCCGCCAGTTTCTGAAGATGCTGAATGCCGATTTCGGCAAAACGGTTCTGCTGACCACTCACGATATGGACGACATCGAGCAGCTGTGCAGCCGGGTCATGGTGATCGGGAATGGGGAACTGTCGTTTGACGGCACGGTCCAGTCTCTGCGGGATACGATCGGCCTGCCGACGAGATTCAGAGTCACTTATCGCGGTGAAGTGAACATTCCTGCGATTCCTGCACTGGAACATGCCAGACTGGCTGTCACCTTACAGGAAGGCAGCGTCATCACCGTTGAAGCCAACCGGAAAACCATCAACACGATGGAGGTGCTTCGCGAGCTGGGCAGCTGGGGAGAAATAGAAGACGTGGAGATGATGGAGCCTGATTTCGAGGAAGTCATTCACCGGGTTTATTAG
- a CDS encoding cupin domain-containing protein has product MNEKALSPLVQALNMERHVEGGWFKELWKSSFEIPHEVLKPKYSGARAAASSIYFLLHPGETSAWHVVLSDELWLYHSGGPLELTLGGSGDSPEDGEKFILGMDIENGQTPQALVPAGVWQSARPLGDEPVFVSCVVAPGFHYDDFSLEK; this is encoded by the coding sequence ATGAACGAGAAAGCATTATCCCCGCTTGTCCAAGCATTAAATATGGAGCGGCACGTCGAAGGCGGCTGGTTTAAGGAGCTGTGGAAGTCTTCCTTTGAAATCCCGCACGAAGTCCTGAAACCGAAATACTCAGGCGCCCGCGCGGCGGCCAGCTCGATTTATTTCCTGCTGCATCCAGGCGAAACCTCGGCTTGGCATGTGGTGCTGTCTGACGAGCTGTGGCTGTATCACTCCGGCGGTCCGCTCGAGCTGACGCTGGGCGGCAGCGGAGACAGTCCGGAAGATGGCGAGAAATTCATCCTCGGCATGGACATTGAAAATGGGCAAACCCCGCAGGCGCTTGTACCTGCAGGCGTCTGGCAGTCGGCAAGACCCTTGGGCGACGAGCCGGTATTTGTATCCTGCGTGGTAGCTCCGGGTTTCCACTATGATGATTTCAGCCTGGAGAAATAG
- a CDS encoding alpha-galactosidase, with product MPIQFDAEQRVFHLQSANSSYVLQIVKGEFVTHLYWGKKIKFYRDSSPLAFVGRAFAPNAEPKEHNISLDTLPQEYPGFGTGDFGAPAYQVGQEDGSTVTDLRYVSHKIYAGKPALPGLPATYAESDSEADTLELLLEDQLTGLQATLLYTVYNTQGVMTRSVRLENHGQQNLKLLRALSASVDFRDDEYDMLTFYGAHLKERNIARRPLVPGIQAAESRRGASSPQQNPFLALLRKDTNEDAGEVYAFNLVYSGNFIAQAEVQQFQTTRVSIGINPFDFSWLLEPGASFQTPEVVMVYASEGLGEMSRILNKLYQSRLVRGKHRDAVRPILINNWEATYFDFDADKITAIASAGHELGMELFVLDDGWFGRRDDDHSSLGDWVTDLRKLPEGLDGLARRITDMGMQFGLWFEPEMVSPDSDLYRSHPDWCIHVPGRARSESRNQLVLDLSRPEVCNYIIQAVGSILDSAPISYVKWDMNRHMSEVGSAGLPPERQRETAHRYMLGLYRVMEELTSAFPDVLFESCSSGGGRYDPGMLYYMPQTWMSDNTDAISRLKIQYGNSLMYPAVTMGSHVSTVPNHQVKRITSLDIRGHVAMSGNFGYELDLTKLTEEEKQTVKAQVALYKEVRELIQFGTFYRILNPFEGNEAAWTFVSEQQDEAVLAFFRVLSQPNERVQILRTKGLNPNYLYRHLETGRVYGGDELMYNGITLPRLEGDFVSLFWRFEKAGEQ from the coding sequence ATGCCTATTCAATTTGATGCGGAGCAGCGTGTGTTTCACCTGCAGTCCGCCAATTCCAGCTATGTGCTGCAGATTGTAAAGGGAGAATTCGTAACCCATCTTTATTGGGGCAAAAAAATCAAATTCTACCGGGACAGCAGCCCGCTTGCTTTTGTCGGCCGGGCATTCGCCCCTAACGCCGAGCCGAAGGAACACAACATCTCGCTGGACACGCTGCCGCAGGAGTATCCGGGCTTTGGCACCGGCGATTTCGGCGCACCGGCTTACCAGGTTGGTCAGGAGGACGGCTCGACCGTTACCGACCTGCGTTACGTTTCGCATAAGATCTATGCAGGCAAGCCGGCCCTGCCGGGCCTTCCTGCCACTTACGCCGAGTCCGACAGCGAAGCGGACACGCTGGAGCTTCTGCTTGAAGACCAGCTGACCGGACTGCAGGCAACTCTCCTTTATACTGTCTACAACACGCAAGGGGTTATGACCCGTTCCGTCCGTCTGGAGAATCACGGCCAGCAGAACCTGAAGCTGCTTCGGGCGCTAAGCGCCAGCGTCGATTTCCGGGATGACGAATATGACATGCTGACTTTCTACGGCGCCCATTTGAAAGAACGCAATATCGCCCGCCGTCCGCTGGTACCCGGCATTCAGGCAGCCGAAAGCCGCCGCGGGGCAAGCAGCCCGCAGCAGAATCCGTTCCTCGCTTTGCTTCGCAAGGACACCAACGAAGATGCAGGCGAGGTATATGCTTTTAATCTGGTCTACAGCGGCAACTTTATCGCCCAGGCCGAAGTCCAGCAATTTCAGACAACCCGGGTATCGATCGGCATTAATCCGTTTGATTTCTCCTGGCTGCTGGAGCCGGGGGCTTCCTTCCAGACGCCTGAGGTTGTCATGGTATATGCCAGCGAAGGACTCGGCGAAATGTCGCGCATCCTGAACAAGCTGTACCAAAGCCGGCTGGTCCGGGGCAAACACCGCGATGCCGTGCGGCCGATTCTGATCAACAATTGGGAAGCTACGTATTTTGATTTTGACGCCGACAAAATTACCGCCATCGCTTCAGCCGGACATGAGCTGGGCATGGAGCTGTTTGTGCTGGATGACGGCTGGTTCGGGCGGCGCGATGACGACCACAGCTCGCTTGGCGACTGGGTGACGGACCTGCGCAAGCTGCCGGAAGGCCTGGACGGTCTGGCCCGCCGCATTACGGATATGGGCATGCAATTCGGCCTCTGGTTTGAACCGGAAATGGTGTCCCCGGACAGCGATCTGTACCGCAGCCATCCGGACTGGTGTATTCATGTTCCCGGCCGCGCCCGTTCCGAAAGCCGCAACCAGCTGGTGCTTGATTTATCGCGGCCGGAGGTTTGCAATTACATCATCCAGGCCGTTGGCAGCATTCTGGACTCCGCCCCGATCAGCTACGTAAAATGGGACATGAACCGGCACATGAGCGAAGTGGGCTCGGCTGGGCTTCCGCCGGAACGGCAGCGGGAGACGGCTCACCGCTACATGCTGGGCTTATACCGGGTCATGGAGGAGCTTACTTCCGCTTTCCCTGACGTGCTTTTTGAAAGCTGCTCCAGCGGAGGCGGACGTTACGATCCCGGCATGCTGTATTACATGCCTCAGACCTGGATGAGCGACAACACCGATGCCATCAGCCGCTTGAAGATCCAGTACGGCAACAGTCTCATGTATCCGGCTGTCACCATGGGCTCGCATGTCTCGACCGTCCCTAATCATCAGGTAAAGCGGATTACTTCGCTGGATATTCGCGGCCATGTCGCCATGTCCGGCAACTTCGGCTATGAGCTCGATTTGACCAAACTGACCGAAGAGGAGAAACAGACGGTCAAAGCGCAGGTCGCCCTTTACAAAGAGGTCCGCGAGCTGATCCAGTTCGGCACGTTCTACCGGATCCTGAATCCGTTTGAAGGCAACGAAGCGGCCTGGACGTTTGTGTCCGAGCAGCAGGATGAAGCGGTGCTCGCCTTCTTCCGTGTATTGTCCCAGCCGAACGAGCGGGTACAGATTCTGCGAACCAAAGGTCTGAACCCGAACTATCTGTACCGTCATCTGGAAACCGGCCGCGTCTACGGCGGGGATGAGCTGATGTATAACGGGATCACCCTCCCTCGGCTTGAGGGCGACTTCGTCAGCCTGTTCTGGCGGTTTGAGAAGGCCGGCGAACAGTAA
- a CDS encoding AraC family transcriptional regulator: protein MESKDRELNRQTSVSFHFVLPMPMMMLKAIGWQTVTTHNYVWDGRNRPGDHCILQITLSGRGEIELNGKKHSLEPGHVFLVDVPGSHVYRLPASSSSWELLYVELSHDALSFWKELIAAEGPVVRIDLDSAFMKLMWRIYDEAVQDRYKDIYQCSEAAYSIVMQLASLFESRRGNRRLPAAVEKCRLFIEERYSEPIGLDEMAQAAGCSKYHLTRECERTLGATPGRYLTMVRLERASVLLLSPEEWTLEEVASMTGFSNANYFGKVFRRHTGMSPGEFRHGSDLYEIRRMLFPS, encoded by the coding sequence ATGGAATCTAAAGATCGCGAGCTCAACAGGCAAACCTCGGTTTCGTTTCATTTTGTGCTGCCCATGCCGATGATGATGCTCAAGGCGATCGGTTGGCAGACGGTGACCACACATAACTATGTCTGGGACGGGCGGAACCGTCCCGGTGATCACTGCATCCTGCAGATTACGCTGTCGGGGCGGGGAGAAATTGAGCTTAACGGGAAGAAGCACAGCCTCGAACCCGGCCATGTGTTTCTGGTGGATGTGCCGGGCAGCCATGTCTACCGACTGCCGGCCAGCTCGTCCAGCTGGGAGCTGCTTTATGTCGAGCTTTCGCACGATGCGCTGAGCTTCTGGAAAGAGCTGATTGCGGCCGAGGGGCCGGTTGTCCGGATTGATCTCGACTCGGCTTTCATGAAGCTGATGTGGCGGATTTACGACGAGGCGGTGCAGGACCGGTATAAAGACATTTATCAATGCTCGGAAGCGGCCTATTCGATCGTCATGCAGCTGGCGAGCCTGTTTGAGAGCCGCCGGGGGAACCGCAGGCTGCCGGCCGCAGTGGAGAAATGCAGGCTGTTCATTGAGGAGAGATATAGCGAACCGATCGGGCTGGACGAAATGGCCCAGGCGGCAGGCTGCTCCAAATATCACCTGACCCGGGAATGCGAGCGCACCCTCGGGGCCACGCCCGGCCGTTATTTGACTATGGTGCGGCTGGAACGGGCTTCGGTGCTGCTGTTATCGCCGGAGGAATGGACGCTGGAGGAGGTGGCGTCGATGACCGGCTTCTCGAATGCCAATTATTTCGGCAAGGTATTCCGCAGGCACACTGGTATGTCACCCGGCGAATTCCGGCACGGCAGCGATCTCTATGAGATCCGGCGGATGCTTTTTCCGAGCTGA
- a CDS encoding kanamycin nucleotidyltransferase C-terminal domain-containing protein gives MLPYPAATDRTEKIKLIQEVKEKLLSRYGEQILAIGLYGSVALEQEGPYSDIELRVVTRDGIELPGFEIILPPFKLEVGMVQLEIWLERAGAVDDSWPIKAGAILNMVPLFDPQDYFRQAKSLALSISDDAIREVMREFMIWEPYETMGKIRNSRQTGSFGYLPRAAYDLTWQTAKLIGLANRHPYSTRARTFEESVTLSSKPEGYAELAKRVMDGDLSDKQQIYELCEKLWTGLNRWTEEQGIAYISRELPL, from the coding sequence ATGTTGCCTTACCCGGCTGCAACGGACCGGACAGAGAAGATCAAGCTGATTCAGGAAGTGAAGGAGAAGCTGCTAAGTCGATATGGTGAGCAGATTTTGGCAATTGGATTATATGGCTCGGTAGCACTTGAGCAGGAAGGACCCTACTCCGACATCGAGCTTCGGGTGGTTACCCGGGATGGGATTGAGCTTCCGGGGTTTGAGATCATACTTCCTCCATTCAAGCTGGAGGTCGGTATGGTTCAACTGGAGATCTGGCTGGAGCGGGCAGGCGCAGTGGACGACTCCTGGCCCATAAAAGCGGGGGCAATTCTAAATATGGTCCCGTTGTTTGATCCCCAAGATTATTTCCGGCAGGCGAAGTCTCTCGCTCTTTCGATTTCGGATGACGCCATTAGAGAAGTTATGCGCGAATTTATGATTTGGGAGCCTTATGAAACGATGGGGAAAATCAGAAACAGCCGTCAGACCGGCAGCTTCGGCTATCTGCCAAGGGCCGCTTATGATTTGACGTGGCAGACAGCCAAGCTGATCGGCCTGGCAAACCGGCATCCCTACAGTACACGGGCGAGAACGTTTGAAGAGTCGGTGACGTTGTCCAGCAAACCGGAAGGATACGCAGAGCTTGCCAAGCGGGTTATGGACGGAGATTTAAGCGATAAGCAGCAAATTTATGAGCTGTGCGAGAAGTTATGGACAGGTTTGAACCGGTGGACCGAGGAGCAGGGGATAGCCTACATAAGCCGGGAGCTGCCGCTTTAA
- a CDS encoding Dabb family protein — translation MYEHLVLLKVKDSFTAEQREETVKKALAFKEEVPGILGISAGVIETENPQHKQGFALALRLTFEDKQACLHYDAHPAHQAFLKEVGPYIEEIIIADYPF, via the coding sequence ATGTATGAACATCTTGTTCTATTGAAAGTGAAAGACAGCTTTACCGCCGAGCAGCGGGAAGAAACCGTCAAGAAGGCTTTGGCGTTCAAAGAGGAAGTGCCAGGTATCCTCGGCATTAGCGCCGGGGTTATTGAAACGGAGAATCCGCAGCATAAGCAGGGTTTTGCTCTTGCGCTCCGTCTCACCTTTGAAGACAAGCAGGCTTGTCTCCATTATGATGCCCATCCGGCTCATCAGGCCTTTCTGAAGGAAGTTGGTCCGTATATCGAAGAGATCATTATTGCGGATTATCCGTTTTAA
- a CDS encoding 1,4-dihydroxy-6-naphthoate synthase, with the protein MNIAYSPCPNDTFVFHAWAHGLVPGAPKLNVTYADIDITNHLAARGEGPEVLKISYAALPWVLKDYALLPCGGALGRGCGPLVLSRSGLSAEADPALLSGKRVAVPSDRSTAYLLFRLWAAQKVPGGVSEIVVMPFDEIMPAVRDGNIDAGLVIHEARFTYPSYGLALLQDLGSWWEEDTGTPIPLGAIIARRSLDLGPIPGWIRSSIDYGWAHPEASKAYILEHAQEMDPDVAQQHINLYVNEFTRDLGTDGYKAISSLLGRAGAEGLIPEFDLGLLKFEA; encoded by the coding sequence ATGAATATCGCTTATTCACCGTGTCCAAACGACACATTTGTTTTTCACGCCTGGGCGCATGGCCTGGTGCCTGGAGCACCCAAGCTGAACGTGACTTACGCGGACATTGACATTACAAATCATTTAGCCGCCCGCGGCGAAGGCCCTGAGGTGCTTAAAATCTCGTATGCGGCCCTGCCATGGGTATTGAAGGATTACGCCCTGCTGCCCTGCGGCGGCGCTCTGGGACGCGGCTGCGGCCCGCTCGTGCTCTCGCGCAGCGGCTTGTCCGCCGAAGCCGACCCTGCGCTGCTCTCCGGCAAACGGGTAGCTGTGCCGAGCGACCGCTCCACAGCCTACCTGCTGTTCCGCCTGTGGGCAGCGCAGAAAGTGCCCGGCGGCGTAAGCGAAATCGTCGTCATGCCGTTTGACGAAATCATGCCGGCCGTTCGCGACGGCAATATCGACGCCGGCCTGGTTATCCACGAAGCCCGCTTCACTTACCCGTCCTACGGGCTTGCGCTGCTTCAGGATCTCGGCAGCTGGTGGGAGGAAGACACCGGAACCCCGATTCCGCTGGGTGCGATCATTGCCCGGCGTTCTCTTGACCTGGGGCCGATCCCGGGCTGGATCCGCTCTTCGATCGATTACGGCTGGGCGCATCCCGAGGCCTCCAAGGCTTACATTCTGGAGCACGCCCAGGAAATGGATCCGGACGTAGCGCAGCAGCACATCAACCTGTACGTCAACGAGTTTACGCGCGATCTCGGCACAGACGGCTACAAAGCCATCTCTTCCCTGCTCGGCCGGGCCGGGGCGGAAGGATTGATTCCCGAGTTTGATCTGGGGCTGCTCAAATTCGAAGCCTAG
- a CDS encoding futalosine hydrolase → MSQFHHNENHKILVMTAVEAEAEAVLRGMGGDGRFEVALAGVGPVQAAISTTRLLAAGSGRYSLVVSAGIAGGYAGRAEIGSLVVSSEIAAADLGAETPEGFSSLDELGFGSAVVPVDRALAERVAGMLAAAGLPVTLGPALTLATVTGSAATASMLAARFPGAASEGMEGFGAAAAAADFGLPALELRAISNAVGPRDKSLWRIGDALKALEAAFAAITQSWRD, encoded by the coding sequence ATGTCCCAATTTCACCATAATGAGAACCATAAAATATTGGTTATGACCGCCGTCGAGGCGGAAGCGGAAGCGGTGCTGCGCGGTATGGGCGGAGACGGCCGTTTTGAGGTGGCCCTGGCCGGCGTAGGACCGGTCCAGGCCGCCATCAGCACGACGAGGCTGCTGGCCGCAGGGAGCGGCCGCTACAGCCTCGTCGTGAGCGCCGGCATCGCCGGCGGTTATGCGGGCCGGGCGGAGATCGGCTCGCTGGTTGTGTCCAGCGAGATTGCTGCAGCCGACCTCGGCGCGGAGACGCCGGAGGGCTTCAGCAGCCTGGACGAGCTGGGCTTTGGCAGCGCGGTCGTGCCCGTGGACCGCGCTTTGGCGGAGCGGGTGGCCGGCATGCTGGCCGCCGCGGGACTGCCGGTCACGCTGGGACCGGCCTTGACGCTGGCGACCGTCACCGGCTCGGCCGCCACCGCCTCCATGCTGGCCGCGCGGTTCCCCGGCGCGGCCTCCGAAGGCATGGAGGGCTTCGGCGCCGCCGCGGCAGCCGCTGACTTCGGGCTGCCTGCCCTCGAGCTGCGGGCCATTTCGAACGCCGTCGGCCCGCGCGACAAATCCTTGTGGCGAATCGGGGATGCCTTGAAGGCTTTGGAGGCTGCTTTTGCAGCGATTACACAATCTTGGAGGGATTAA